Within Quercus lobata isolate SW786 chromosome 5, ValleyOak3.0 Primary Assembly, whole genome shotgun sequence, the genomic segment TGGGCTTTCCTACTCAAGGAGTCAAACCGCTTCAATGACAACTTGATCGTGGGAGCAGAATCTGAGTTCAAAGAGTGAAGAGTATTCTTTTTCTCAGATAAAATCCTCATCTCATCAAGGGCTCTCTTTTCAGCTGCCTTTGCTTCCTCAGCCTCTCTCAAGGCGAGTTCTAGTATTTTCTCTGCTTCCTCTGATGCAATTGTGGTGGCTTCAGCTTCTTGCCTCAGCTCATTAGCATTTCTCTTCATCTCTTCTGCTTCCCGTTCAGCATTTTCAGCTTCTGATAATAGCTGCTGGAGTTTCAGTTCTGCCACTGCCTTGCTATTCTGTACTTCAGTATTCAGTTTAGCAGCTAAGGATTCTTCTGCcacttccttctccttcaattcagCCTGCTCTTTCTTCACATCCTCCAGTTCCAGCCGAAGGGAACTCACTGATTTTCGAAGAGAGCTTTCTTCTTCAGCAAGTTTCTGCAGTGTCTTTGTGGATTTGTTGAGCTCTGAGGTTACAACTCTCACACTATCCATTTCAGAAGCATGtgccttcttcatctcctcttGCAGGACTTCAATCTCTGCACTTGTTTCTGCAAACTTAGCCTCTAAATTTCTATCTGATTCAGGATTAACCTCTTTTTTCAAGGACAACACTTTTTTCTCTACTTCTCTCTTGGCAGATTTGAATGATTCTATGCAGGCATCCTTTTCTGCCACAATCTTTGAGTGTTCTTGTTGGGCGTGTGGGGTGGCATGCTTTAGAAGTTGAATTGATGATTGCATTGCTGCAATTTCCTTTGAAAGCTCCCTAGCCTTTTTTGTGTTAATGTTTACAGAACGCTTAGCTTCTGCTCCTTGTTGGAATGCAGCCAATTTTGCTTCTAAGGCAGCATCAAAATCCTGCCGAATTTTGTTGAGCTCTTGCTTTGCAGAATCAAGTTCAGTAACAATGGTTGTGTACTCCTTTCTTGCATAATCCAGTTCTTGTTTCCAAGCTTCACATCCAATGGCATTTCTTGATTTTTCCACTTCAAGGTTCTTGGATTTATTCTTCACAGCTTCTGCAGCTTCAATTGCCGATTGCTTGGACTCATTTACAGATTTGAGCTTGGTGGTCAAATCTTGCACTGTTCTCTTAGCCTTTTCAAGCTCTGTAAGTGCCCGAGTTTTTGCACATTGTGTCTTCACCAGATGTTGCTTAATCTCGTTTAGTTCATTCTGGGCCAATAGAAGTTGTGTCTCCTTGTCCAGTACATTCTGGCaaataaggaagaaaaaggTCACATCTTTATGACATTAGACAAAGATGCTACATAAAAGAGACATCATCATATCTTATGTTCACCATCATTGTCACTCAAGCATTGCAACTTTATAGTTTAGATTAAAGGTTATTTGGGTATTCATTAAGACATATTCCAGAAAATCATCGGTGGCTATTGCACTATCTTTGCATCACAGGCAATGGACCCTAGCCTCTAATTCactaataataacaaatagTCCTGGTGTTCAATCTCTAACAATGTGGCTTGGCAATGGAATAACCATATGTACCTCTGAAGAAAGTTTTGACTTCTTGACAGCAGATTTGTCCCTAGAGACAGCTACTTCACCAAATAGACTAACAGCAGCTTTGACAGATTGGAAAGGTGCCCTGGTGTCGATCTCTCCCACCTCCTTCCTCGAAGAATCTAGAGGAACCTTTTGGCGATCTTTCATGCGGATATTGACCATCTCTTCCTTTGGAACTTAGCTGCAAAATCATTTGAAATTAACGTCATGCAGAATTGAGACATATATAATAGCAGCAGAAAAGTCAATTACTTTTGAGTTTTCAAGTCCAatattataatttgattaaGAATTTTTATCCAAATTATGAAGATAATTATATTCAAACCTCCTGGCACCCTTGGAGTTCTTGGAAAGGatcataattataaaatttccactttatttttaaaaaagaagtcattttgaacatataaaactaaaaatttgtaaatGATTGAGAACGTTTATATAGAATTCAAGACTAAGATCAGAGACAATTGGACAATTCTACAAAAGAACAAATACACGTCTTCAATAGAGTCGAATAATTCAAACTACATATCAAAAAATGGATaaatgaaactgtcaaatgCCTTGTGATATCCCCAGGCATAAGTTGCTGTAGCACAAATTCTTCCTTCAATTACCAACGACACAGAGAAACATTTACAATCTATCAAAGAATGCAATATCATATGCATATTTCTACAGCCAAAACACAATTGATACTATTGCTTTGAATTTGGCTAGAATAATAAGAGTGTAATATGTATCATCCAATTTTGCGAAATATAAAATGCAACATTAACATTAATCAAACTAAGGAAGAACAACATGGTTAATATTACAAACAAAAAAGgcattcaaaaaattgaaaactttgaaTACATGAACATTATTAGATATGAACTGAAAATTGCGAAAGCCTTACATGAATTGAAATTGCATAATCATTAGAAGAAGGCCACGCACCCAAAAAGACTTTGAAATAAATTGCCAAGCCTGAGATTGAATTTAAGagatatgcaatttttttttttttaataaagatgtATACAAATTTTGATGGACcttaaaagaacaaaaatgatAATACAGGCTGGATGGTATTTGAAAACAAGAACATCCCAAGATTAAGGTTATAGTTTTTattagttaaaacttaaaagcctTTTTTACCTAGTGCAATTAATTGTCCTGATATAGCGGGGAAGACAGATCGCTTTGAGGTGGATTTTTACGGTACATTCCAACCGTTTTGTTGTTTTGAAAAGACAAGATTGCCCTCAACTATAAGAGTTTGCGTCAAACAAATGTGATAACTCTTGGCCCCTTGGGGGCTTTAAGAAGGGCATATGTGGGAAAGGCCAAGAAGGTATGGTGGGAAAGGCTAAGAAGTACTCGTGACATGATGGTCTTTCTATAAATATAAGTATTTGTGAGATAGGAGTATAAGGATCGGGATTTAAATCTCCACATagaagtttcacacacatacaaaTGAAGATGCCTAGTTTTTGTTAAGACCAAAGACCATCTTGATGCACCTTAGCTAAGAGTACTGTAACTTAACTggtacaaaataataattatatataatgacATTTTCTAGTGTTTCTAATGGGAAAGTCCATGGTTCAAATCATCTCATAAGCAAAACTAGAAATTTTGCTTGAGGACAACTATTAATCAATAATACATACACTTTCGTCTTTACTTTAATGTGACAGGGTAATGTTTTAGGATTTATTAGAATGTTAAAAGATTTCCATGTTTGGTTGCAAATCACACTAAAGAATCAGATGCTAGGGTATCTGGATTCCCCATCAACCCCTTTTTGTAGGAATGTAAATTTCCTTTAAAACAAGTAGGTAGCCATATtccaaaacttaaaagaaattatattctttataaattgataattttaactatttttccTTATCATTCAAGTAAATGAGATAAAACGCGAAACAACTCGTCAATATCTCTTCTCATGTCTTTATATCTTTTGGCCAAAACAACATAAATAGGATATACAACTTTATTgatatattcattaaaaaatatttatttaggCTTTacgtgtagaaaaaaaaaagtttgaagggGACCTCCATTGTTTTTAGGTAGTCAATTTTAGTGCTGTTGTGTGTGTTgctcaataaattattaatgggTCTATTGTTATAGAAATTTGTTAATGTATTTATTTGTATCTTAGATCTTGGTTTTGTTTAGTTGCTATAAATATAGATTTGGATTGGTGGCTtcgtttgtttgttgttgttgttgttgttttttttttttttttagattaatggctttgtttggttgaacTTCAGAAGTTTcgaatttttttgagttttcttaAGTGTCAAGTTTTTATTTCTTGAGTATGATTGCAGTGATGACTCGACCACCActaaatcttaaaaagaaaattttagttgtgTTGCTTCATCAATTAAATTTACTCCATCAAATGTGAATGATGTTAGTGTATATGTGTGCAATAGAGATTCTTTCTAGGAACAGAAGATTTAGAAGAATTGGAGATTAACGCTCTATTTGTTtcgaagtaaaatattttcaggaaaatattttacacattttaccatgtttgttttattgtaaaatCTAGTCaactgtaaaatattttctggtctAACTGTAAAATTAAGGCAAgaagaagtaaaatattttacgcttaaaattttggtaaaacattttacattttacaaTCTCTTACGCGTAGAGATCACATTCACAGACCAACCACTCCCAACTCTAGCCCAAGCCACAGATAGGGAGAGCACTCACCCGCAGCACAACCTTCAAAGCCACCCACTCTTCATAGAGATGGAAGTAATTACCTGCATGTATGGCTGCTCATGACTTTCATGGAGCAATTGTGttgctgttttgttttttgatgctaatttagggattttttttcctaggccctttagatttggttttgttttgcaCACATCTCCACTGCTAGGCCCTGTCacacaaaaaatttatagatctctACCAGTGTCCTTGCAAatttgggtttatttatttatttatttttatttttaccttgaaatagGCACTTGTAAATGAATTTTCGGATATGCAACTAAACAccgtaaaatgaaaatattttctgtaaaatattttcaatgtaaaatattttacctttgaaaatattttacatcggAACAAATAAAGCGATACTCAAAATTTCTAGTAAAagtgttttatgagaaatgagTAAAACTAACACCATATGAAGATTAATACTCAATCTTTCTTTCCAACttcttaattttatgtttttgcaattaattttttaacattatgACTTTTAATTAGAAGTCATTCTTTCATGTAAGATTATGTAAATCTCAATAAGAATTAGTCATGGaaaattgagaattttaatacttttattttatacttatgATATGAATGAAAATCACACATCTGTATAATATACTTAATATTTGTATTCTTGTTTATGGGATAATTTTTGCTTCATTAAAAATGATCCTCTTGAATATtagaatataaaatatgtaGCACTTATTTTTGAAAGGAAGGAACTCATAACTTGGAGGGgaagcacaaaattaaaaaaattcatcactttCTTAAGTGAAAATGGccttattcaaaattttggtcccaCACCCTTGAATCCGCCATCCCCCACTATCGAATAtccaaaatagaaagaaagaaagaaagaaggttAAATTAGCTAATAGGTAAGTTTAGtctcattaaaatattttgcattAAATTAGCTAGGTGGTAGttaaattttccaattgttgCAATAATTGGTCAGGTTTGGCATGAAAGAGagattgaaatattttgtagtaACAAActagaatctttttttttttttttttgttatacaaaatagaatttctactttagcctaatttaagtgtatatgtgtgtgaaactccctactggagatttgaaccccggtctttgccccccacaccccacaagcatttatacttgtggagtgaccactgcatcaagggtgtgcggtggtaacAAACTAGAATCTTGAGATTGCAatattgtattaatttttttttatctatattaTTTATAAGAGGATTTTCCTCTTTGGACTGGACTTTTATGtgattaaaaaatatctttaaacCTTAGctttaataggaaaaaaaacttAAGGACAACtcggtaaaaatatatctctaactccacttaaaatgcctacaaaataagaCATTCCCCTATTAATCCATATcttcaaaacaaatttatccttaaaaaaaaaaaaaaaagagaaattatgacactagaccaaaaaaaaaaacctc encodes:
- the LOC115992129 gene encoding WEB family protein At1g12150-like; its protein translation is MVNIRMKDRQKVPLDSSRKEVGEIDTRAPFQSVKAAVSLFGEVAVSRDKSAVKKSKLSSENVLDKETQLLLAQNELNEIKQHLVKTQCAKTRALTELEKAKRTVQDLTTKLKSVNESKQSAIEAAEAVKNKSKNLEVEKSRNAIGCEAWKQELDYARKEYTTIVTELDSAKQELNKIRQDFDAALEAKLAAFQQGAEAKRSVNINTKKARELSKEIAAMQSSIQLLKHATPHAQQEHSKIVAEKDACIESFKSAKREVEKKVLSLKKEVNPESDRNLEAKFAETSAEIEVLQEEMKKAHASEMDSVRVVTSELNKSTKTLQKLAEEESSLRKSVSSLRLELEDVKKEQAELKEKEVAEESLAAKLNTEVQNSKAVAELKLQQLLSEAENAEREAEEMKRNANELRQEAEATTIASEEAEKILELALREAEEAKAAEKRALDEMRILSEKKNTLHSLNSDSAPTIKLSLKRFDSLSRKAQESINLAEKQELAAMAQLEAINASKNEADRKLEANLKEIDEMKTATKIALTKAEMAESAKTMVEGELRRWRQQEKIGSSEASSSFKEDSGRLSGSTPLLL